A genomic region of Chryseobacterium sp. KACC 21268 contains the following coding sequences:
- a CDS encoding DUF72 domain-containing protein translates to MKFGQVPDPSQIDFTLPKDHPQTKFILEQNKKGLENISIGCAKWNKTDLKGFYPKGTKDELTYYSTQFNSIELNATFYGMPTAEQVQTWKEKTPKDFKFFPKITNTVSHFRRLLNITDVVTQFASAVLNFDEKLGMVFLQLHDNFKPKDYERLEKFVKDWPKEVPLAIELRNTEWFTDEEVFNTVCELFEMNNITNIIVDTAGRRDMLHMRLTTPNAFIRYVGANAESDYERLEDWLKRLTKWKKEGLQNLYFFVHQNIEKASPLLSSHLIQKMNEDWKTDIHIPVMADGQPTLF, encoded by the coding sequence ATGAAATTCGGACAAGTCCCAGATCCTTCACAGATAGATTTTACATTGCCAAAAGACCATCCTCAAACCAAATTCATTCTCGAGCAGAATAAAAAAGGGCTTGAGAATATTTCGATTGGCTGTGCAAAGTGGAACAAGACCGACCTCAAAGGATTCTATCCGAAAGGAACCAAAGATGAGTTGACCTATTATTCCACACAATTCAATTCGATTGAGTTGAATGCGACCTTCTACGGAATGCCAACTGCCGAACAAGTCCAAACTTGGAAAGAGAAAACACCAAAAGATTTTAAGTTCTTCCCGAAAATCACGAACACCGTTTCCCACTTCCGCAGATTGCTGAATATCACAGATGTGGTGACACAATTCGCTTCAGCAGTTTTGAATTTTGATGAGAAATTAGGAATGGTTTTCCTGCAACTTCACGATAACTTCAAGCCGAAAGACTATGAGCGATTGGAGAAATTTGTAAAAGATTGGCCAAAAGAAGTGCCTTTAGCCATTGAACTCAGAAACACCGAATGGTTTACGGATGAAGAGGTTTTCAACACCGTTTGTGAATTGTTTGAAATGAATAACATTACCAATATCATCGTCGATACAGCCGGCAGAAGAGATATGTTACATATGAGATTGACGACGCCAAATGCTTTCATTCGTTACGTTGGTGCAAACGCTGAAAGTGATTACGAAAGATTGGAAGATTGGCTGAAAAGATTGACCAAATGGAAAAAAGAAGGACTTCAAAACTTGTATTTCTTCGTCCATCAAAATATCGAAAAGGCCTCACCACTATTATCTTCCCACTTGATTCAAAAAATGAATGAAGATTGGAAAACGGATATTCACATTCCTGTAATGGCAGATGGTCAGCCGACTTTGTTTTAA
- a CDS encoding lipopolysaccharide biosynthesis protein, with amino-acid sequence MSLKKQALSGLVWTFGQQFGTQLINFFISLILARVLLPSDFGIIAMFSVVISISTTLVDGGMASSLIRSNDADDSDLSTVFWFNFFASIILYILIFLFAPLIANFYKLALLVPIIRVYGLLLIIKSLTTVQAIRFTKDLDFKTSFKIQLPSLIIGGILGVVLAYYGFGVWALVYYPLIQSLISTVQYWMYSDWKPSLIFNRVKFKYHFNFGYKMTISSLLETVFNNIYTIVIGKVFSPTQLGYYSRADNLKQLPITNLSNALNKVTFPLFAKLGDDDVKLKDVYKKIMKLVIFIIAPILLMAIVIAEPLIRFLLTEKWLPAVPYFQILSLAGILYPIHSYNLNILMVKGKSDLFLKLEIVKKILIVCVLLISLNYGIMGILWGQVFTSCLSFFVNSHYSGKIIKYGSFQQLADLIPILVLAGLIAMMLYWFDYFWLQQITDLLRMLIICISFTSIYLATGWILKFKEITYLKEILKR; translated from the coding sequence ATGTCATTAAAAAAACAAGCACTTTCTGGGTTGGTATGGACTTTTGGACAGCAGTTCGGAACACAGCTGATTAATTTCTTTATTTCTCTAATTTTAGCCAGAGTACTTTTACCATCAGATTTTGGGATCATTGCGATGTTTAGTGTGGTAATATCAATTTCTACCACTTTGGTAGATGGAGGAATGGCATCTAGCTTAATAAGATCAAATGATGCAGATGATTCAGATTTATCTACTGTTTTCTGGTTTAATTTTTTTGCCTCTATAATACTTTACATCTTAATTTTTTTATTTGCGCCTCTTATTGCTAATTTTTATAAGCTAGCTCTACTGGTTCCAATAATAAGGGTCTATGGACTACTTTTGATAATCAAATCTTTAACAACTGTACAAGCAATTCGATTTACGAAAGATTTAGATTTCAAAACGTCATTTAAAATACAGCTTCCTTCCCTAATTATAGGCGGAATCTTGGGTGTAGTATTAGCGTATTATGGATTTGGCGTTTGGGCATTAGTATATTATCCCTTAATTCAAAGTCTGATTTCAACTGTTCAATATTGGATGTATAGTGATTGGAAACCATCATTGATTTTTAATAGAGTAAAATTCAAATATCATTTTAATTTTGGGTATAAAATGACAATTTCCAGTCTTTTAGAAACTGTTTTTAATAATATTTATACCATTGTCATAGGAAAAGTTTTTTCACCTACTCAATTAGGATACTACAGTAGAGCAGACAATCTTAAGCAATTACCCATTACTAATTTATCAAATGCATTGAATAAGGTTACTTTTCCATTGTTTGCAAAGTTGGGTGATGATGATGTGAAATTAAAAGACGTTTATAAGAAAATTATGAAACTAGTAATTTTCATAATTGCGCCAATTCTTTTAATGGCAATAGTTATTGCAGAACCTCTAATACGTTTTCTACTTACAGAAAAATGGTTGCCTGCTGTTCCGTATTTTCAAATATTATCTTTAGCTGGCATTTTATATCCTATCCATTCCTACAATTTAAATATATTGATGGTCAAAGGCAAATCAGATCTCTTTTTGAAATTAGAAATTGTCAAAAAGATACTAATTGTTTGCGTACTGCTAATTTCACTTAATTATGGAATCATGGGTATTCTTTGGGGGCAGGTTTTTACATCTTGTTTGTCATTTTTTGTGAATAGTCACTATTCAGGCAAAATAATAAAATACGGTTCTTTTCAGCAGCTTGCTGACTTGATACCTATACTGGTGTTAGCAGGATTGATAGCAATGATGCTATATTGGTTTGATTATTTTTGGCTTCAACAAATAACTGATTTGTTAAGAATGTTAATAATATGCATTAGCTTTACATCGATATATTTGGCAACAGGATGGATTCTAAAATTTAAAGAAATTACATATCTAAAAGAAATTTTAAAAAGATGA
- a CDS encoding endonuclease domain-containing protein, translating to MKKLTTNYDDGMWKGAPASSFGKATVLRNNETDAEKLLWEKLRNNNLGGFKFRRQHPISLYIADFYCHKLKLIIEVDGGYHYIKEQIPKDEERTKILEFNGISVIRFSNDEILSNIEKVLKEIEMCFPRN from the coding sequence ATGAAAAAGTTAACTACAAATTACGATGATGGAATGTGGAAAGGTGCTCCAGCTTCCAGCTTTGGAAAAGCAACGGTTTTGAGAAACAACGAAACAGACGCTGAGAAACTTCTCTGGGAAAAACTTAGAAATAATAATTTGGGAGGTTTCAAATTCAGAAGACAACATCCAATAAGTTTATATATTGCTGATTTCTATTGTCATAAATTAAAATTGATAATCGAAGTTGATGGAGGATATCATTACATAAAAGAACAAATTCCTAAAGATGAAGAAAGAACTAAGATTCTTGAATTTAACGGTATTAGCGTAATTAGATTTTCTAATGATGAAATCTTATCGAACATAGAAAAAGTTTTAAAAGAAATTGAAATGTGCTTTCCGAGGAACTGA
- a CDS encoding DegT/DnrJ/EryC1/StrS family aminotransferase → MIPVTQPFLPPQEEYERYLDGIWKRSWLTNMGPLASQLEMELKEHLNVEHLLYVTNGTVALQMAIKALDLKGEIITTPFSFVATTSSIVWEGCDPVFVDIDSQTLNIDAKLIEAAITEKTSAILATHVYGNPCDVFEIERIAKKHNLKVIYDAAHAFNVQIDGKSIFEFGDISTCSLHATKLYHSVEGGLIITPNPDLLKKLASIRNFGISGHDTFSDLGLNGKNSEFHAAMGLTNLKHIEDISSKRKAIIKRYDEKLQTLKARRPVWFKKSENNASYYAIVFDSEELMLKCKDHLQLNEVGTRRYFYPSLANALPYLDPKNFDITDDVAKRVLCLPLYYDLTMEEVDLICRLLLRVQNN, encoded by the coding sequence ATGATACCAGTAACACAACCATTTCTTCCACCACAGGAAGAGTACGAGAGATATTTGGACGGCATTTGGAAAAGAAGTTGGTTGACCAATATGGGACCGCTTGCAAGTCAGCTTGAAATGGAGCTTAAGGAGCACTTAAATGTTGAGCATCTTCTTTATGTAACTAATGGTACTGTTGCATTGCAAATGGCAATTAAAGCCCTAGATCTGAAAGGTGAAATAATTACAACCCCATTTTCGTTTGTTGCCACTACTAGCAGTATTGTATGGGAAGGCTGTGATCCGGTTTTTGTCGATATAGACTCTCAAACTTTAAATATTGATGCTAAATTAATTGAGGCTGCGATTACCGAAAAAACCTCAGCAATATTGGCGACCCACGTCTACGGGAATCCTTGTGATGTTTTTGAAATTGAACGAATTGCTAAAAAACATAATCTAAAGGTTATTTATGATGCAGCACATGCGTTTAATGTACAAATTGATGGTAAATCAATTTTTGAGTTTGGTGATATTTCGACTTGCAGCTTGCATGCGACTAAGTTGTACCACTCTGTCGAAGGGGGGCTGATCATTACTCCCAATCCTGATCTTTTAAAAAAGTTGGCGTCAATAAGAAATTTTGGTATCTCTGGACACGATACATTTTCTGATTTAGGACTTAATGGAAAGAATTCTGAGTTCCACGCTGCAATGGGATTGACGAACTTAAAACATATTGAAGATATTTCATCAAAAAGAAAGGCGATAATAAAAAGATACGACGAAAAACTGCAGACATTAAAAGCAAGACGTCCAGTCTGGTTTAAAAAGTCCGAGAATAATGCATCCTATTATGCTATTGTATTTGATTCAGAAGAATTAATGTTAAAATGTAAAGATCATCTACAATTAAATGAGGTTGGTACAAGAAGGTATTTTTATCCCAGTTTAGCAAATGCATTGCCTTATTTGGATCCCAAAAATTTTGATATTACCGATGATGTGGCAAAAAGAGTTCTTTGTCTTCCGCTATACTATGATTTGACAATGGAAGAAGTAGATCTTATTTGCAGATTGTTACTAAGGGTACAAAATAATTAA
- a CDS encoding polysaccharide biosynthesis/export family protein encodes MKNSIFLLLIVCLAFSCKPKNNMIYMSNNNFEQEVSQARYEGLRIQEGDVLEVIVTALDDLAVKPFNKTTMQQTGEDGGTGTMRLGNNEYQVTSEGYVPFPVLGNIYCKGMTKQQLKTEFENRLKQYLTDPVVTIRLVNFNISILGDVGSPGQKTSSSERLNILQALALAGDMKPSADRTKVKLIRYSEESGKDITYNLDLSEASIVNSPYYYLQQNDILYIEPDRNAQIAANTTNPNRALFLQIVGVVLGLVTFVIAIAK; translated from the coding sequence ATGAAAAATTCAATATTTCTACTGCTCATCGTATGTTTGGCGTTTTCTTGCAAGCCAAAGAACAATATGATTTATATGAGTAACAACAACTTCGAGCAGGAAGTATCCCAGGCACGTTACGAAGGACTCCGCATCCAGGAAGGTGATGTTTTGGAAGTGATTGTAACCGCATTGGACGATCTCGCAGTGAAACCCTTCAACAAGACCACCATGCAGCAGACGGGTGAAGATGGAGGAACTGGAACGATGCGTTTGGGAAACAATGAGTATCAGGTCACTTCTGAGGGCTACGTGCCGTTTCCGGTTTTAGGGAACATCTATTGCAAAGGGATGACTAAGCAGCAGTTAAAAACGGAGTTCGAAAACAGATTGAAGCAGTATTTGACAGATCCTGTTGTCACCATTAGGCTGGTTAATTTCAACATAAGTATTTTAGGAGACGTTGGTAGCCCGGGACAAAAAACAAGTTCAAGCGAACGTCTGAATATTTTACAGGCATTAGCGTTGGCAGGCGATATGAAACCTTCTGCCGATAGAACCAAGGTGAAATTGATACGGTATTCGGAAGAGTCTGGTAAAGATATCACCTATAATTTAGACTTATCCGAGGCTTCTATTGTTAATTCGCCGTATTACTACCTACAGCAGAATGATATTCTTTATATAGAACCGGATAGAAATGCACAGATTGCGGCCAATACCACCAATCCAAACCGGGCGCTTTTTCTGCAGATCGTGGGGGTCGTGTTAGGATTAGTGACGTTTGTTATTGCAATAGCTAAATAA
- a CDS encoding serine hydroxymethyltransferase: MQDPIFDLIEKERERQTHGIELIASENFVSENVMKAMGSVLTNKYAEGYPGRRYYGGCEVVDQVEQLAIDRAKELFGVDYVNVQPHSGSQANAAIYLSILKPGDKVMGMDLSMGGHLTHGSAVNFSGIQYEVCSYGVQRETGLIDYDQMREVALRERPKMLIAGFSAYSRDLDYAKFREVADEIGATLWADIAHPAGLVAKGLLNDPFAHCHVVTTTTHKTLRGPRGGMIMMGKDFENTYGHKTPKGETKLMSAVLDSAVFPGIQGGPLEHVIGAKAVAFAEAIDSKFEVYAKQVKANAQALSKAMVDNGFEIVSGGTDNHLMLIDLRNKNVNGKETEKALVKADITCNKNMVPFDDKSPFTTSGIRLGTAAITTRGLKENDMETIAGLISEVVDNIANDEVLTSVRKKVNELMQGHALFNY; this comes from the coding sequence ATGCAAGACCCGATCTTTGACCTCATTGAAAAAGAAAGAGAAAGACAAACCCACGGAATCGAATTGATCGCTTCGGAAAATTTTGTTTCCGAAAATGTGATGAAAGCGATGGGAAGTGTATTAACCAACAAATATGCAGAAGGCTATCCTGGCAGACGTTATTACGGCGGTTGCGAAGTGGTGGACCAGGTGGAGCAATTGGCCATCGACAGAGCGAAGGAACTTTTCGGGGTTGATTATGTGAATGTTCAGCCACATTCTGGTTCTCAGGCCAACGCGGCGATCTATCTTTCGATCCTGAAGCCAGGCGATAAAGTAATGGGAATGGACCTTTCTATGGGAGGCCATTTGACGCACGGTTCTGCGGTTAATTTTTCTGGAATCCAATATGAAGTTTGTTCGTACGGCGTTCAAAGAGAAACTGGTTTGATCGACTATGACCAAATGAGAGAAGTGGCTTTGAGAGAAAGACCAAAGATGCTGATTGCAGGATTCTCTGCTTACTCTAGAGATTTGGACTATGCAAAATTCAGAGAAGTGGCGGACGAGATCGGCGCAACGCTTTGGGCAGATATTGCACATCCGGCAGGGTTGGTTGCTAAAGGTTTGCTTAATGATCCATTCGCACACTGCCACGTCGTGACGACTACAACACATAAGACTTTGAGAGGGCCAAGAGGTGGAATGATTATGATGGGCAAAGATTTCGAAAATACTTATGGACACAAAACACCAAAAGGTGAAACCAAATTGATGAGTGCCGTTTTGGACAGCGCTGTTTTCCCGGGAATCCAAGGTGGTCCACTAGAACACGTGATCGGTGCGAAAGCGGTGGCATTTGCTGAAGCAATTGATTCTAAATTCGAGGTTTATGCTAAGCAAGTGAAGGCTAATGCTCAGGCGTTATCAAAAGCAATGGTTGATAATGGATTCGAGATCGTAAGTGGCGGAACAGACAACCACTTGATGTTGATCGACCTTCGTAACAAAAATGTGAACGGAAAAGAAACGGAGAAAGCATTGGTAAAAGCGGACATCACTTGTAACAAAAATATGGTGCCGTTTGATGACAAATCACCTTTCACAACGTCTGGAATCAGGTTGGGAACCGCAGCAATCACAACTAGAGGTTTGAAAGAAAACGATATGGAGACAATCGCAGGCTTGATCTCTGAAGTAGTCGATAATATTGCAAATGATGAGGTTCTAACTTCTGTAAGAAAGAAAGTAAACGAATTGATGCAAGGCCACGCGCTTTTCAACTATTAA
- a CDS encoding glycosyltransferase: MINNPKISVVTITYGHENYIVQTLEGILMQNYPGEIEVLIANDNSPDDTDNIIKKYLAGRELPENFIIKYTKHDQNKGMMPNFIWALQQATGKYIALCEGDDYWIDEDKLSKQMLFFEKNKSCAFVFTGSKTLTNNGVWGLYYRHKTFKNGIIGKKTFLLNMGGDFCTASIVFDKKVIDPFPQYINNCIVGDFPLGLLAISEGEIGYIEDLTTVYRLNSIGSWSSKQREDQLLSKFNNIYKNMDEFNSFTNYKFSDLISYYKNEYDYKLIYRRILQNKTSDAVIIILKNLSIDFKKNYKMVKTLMWKFLKS, encoded by the coding sequence ATGATAAATAATCCCAAAATAAGTGTTGTAACTATTACCTATGGACATGAGAATTATATCGTTCAAACTTTAGAAGGTATTCTGATGCAAAATTATCCTGGAGAGATTGAAGTTCTAATTGCCAATGACAATTCTCCTGATGATACTGATAATATTATAAAAAAATATTTAGCAGGTAGAGAATTACCGGAAAACTTTATAATTAAATATACCAAGCACGATCAAAATAAGGGAATGATGCCTAATTTTATTTGGGCATTACAACAAGCAACAGGAAAATATATTGCTTTATGTGAAGGAGATGACTATTGGATAGATGAGGATAAATTATCAAAACAAATGCTTTTTTTTGAAAAAAATAAGTCTTGCGCATTTGTATTTACAGGGTCAAAGACTCTTACTAACAATGGTGTTTGGGGATTGTATTATAGACATAAAACCTTTAAAAATGGTATCATTGGAAAGAAAACATTTTTGCTAAATATGGGAGGTGATTTTTGTACTGCAAGTATTGTTTTCGACAAAAAAGTAATTGATCCTTTTCCACAATACATTAATAATTGTATAGTTGGAGATTTTCCACTTGGTTTATTGGCTATTTCTGAAGGTGAGATAGGTTACATTGAAGACCTAACTACAGTCTATAGGCTGAATAGTATTGGCTCTTGGTCTTCCAAGCAAAGGGAGGATCAGTTATTATCTAAATTCAATAATATTTATAAAAATATGGATGAATTTAATTCTTTTACAAATTATAAATTTTCTGATTTAATTAGTTACTATAAAAATGAGTATGATTATAAATTGATTTATAGAAGAATTTTGCAAAATAAGACTTCTGATGCAGTCATTATTATTCTAAAAAATTTATCAATTGATTTTAAGAAAAACTATAAAATGGTTAAAACCCTAATGTGGAAATTTTTAAAGTCCTAA
- a CDS encoding regulatory protein RecX, protein MEKKSYTFEEIKQKVVNYCVYQDRCHAEVEQKMRDFLLIPEAKDEIFLFLIKENYLNEERFTRSYIRGKFYIKHWGRNKIRMNLKQKGINEKLISNSMDEIHEEDYEKTLMKLFENYFATQKGLNDYQKKTKTIRHLLSKGFEYEVISELINREII, encoded by the coding sequence ATGGAGAAAAAATCATACACCTTCGAAGAAATTAAGCAGAAAGTGGTCAATTACTGCGTCTATCAGGATCGTTGTCATGCTGAGGTAGAGCAGAAGATGCGCGATTTTCTTTTGATTCCAGAAGCAAAAGATGAGATATTTCTATTCCTTATCAAAGAAAACTACCTTAATGAAGAACGGTTTACGAGAAGTTATATCCGCGGCAAGTTCTATATCAAACATTGGGGTCGCAATAAAATCAGAATGAATCTCAAACAAAAGGGAATCAATGAAAAACTAATCTCCAATTCGATGGATGAGATCCACGAAGAGGACTACGAGAAAACTTTGATGAAATTATTTGAAAATTATTTTGCAACTCAAAAGGGACTAAATGATTATCAGAAAAAGACCAAAACAATCCGCCATTTGCTCTCCAAAGGCTTTGAATACGAAGTGATTTCAGAATTAATAAATCGTGAAATAATCTAA
- a CDS encoding polysaccharide biosynthesis tyrosine autokinase — MDSQPAVKKKKLNIKKEVFKYLKYWYWILLSMLLFYVGAKIYLRYTTPQYLSKTTLQFPQSNTKGGAALTDLTTLGNGLGSDSDLQGEATAILSKPTLAKVVGQLNLNVSFYGVGAIKENELYTSAPVLGNIVSVVDPKFSSASYVITASGNNTYKLSEGPLLKGKSTFHYGELAQVPFGKFILALKPGRKSFEPIKVVFRSTPNLVSSLENAVKVVLPPNKGLMMELSLTGPVPGKSESILNSITSQYNTEGVKDRNAEAQNTQDFINGRLEIISKDLSGIEGEKESFKRSNEITDLDTQANLAVTNSSDNTKQYIAYATQLDLVNSIYNASGSERLLPSNMGLSAVTEGYIAKYNEMLLTKNRTLKQATAQNPSIIQLNRDIQEMKGLIRQNLMESKATLQIQIAQLQTQLNSDRNKIYKYPTQEKIFRGIERQQNLKEQLYLYLLQKREENAITLAVTAPKAKILNPAYTVGIVKPDRQQIMLGALLAGLLLPLVILFTKYASDSKVHTKDQVMSHIPNASVIAEIPVKENALGLLTHNDFSVFAESFRILSSNLKFILRSREKGDGGVILVTSSIKGEGKSTISINTALTLAGSAKVLIIGADIRNPQLHRFVKENKAGLTDYLISEDERPDSYIVSSGLHENLDVLFSGAMAPNPNDLLDMKKFDAMIKYLKNEYQYIVLDSAPVMLVSDTLHLMEKSDIILYIIKAGFTDNQMLDFAEEFQQSHDLRNISFVLNNVKPEDSRYGSKYGYGYYETKRK, encoded by the coding sequence ATGGATAGCCAACCGGCTGTGAAGAAGAAGAAGCTGAATATCAAGAAAGAGGTTTTCAAATATTTGAAATACTGGTATTGGATTCTTTTGAGTATGTTGTTGTTTTATGTTGGCGCTAAGATTTACCTCCGCTACACCACACCTCAGTATCTTTCTAAAACTACCTTGCAGTTTCCACAATCTAATACCAAAGGCGGGGCAGCACTTACCGACTTGACGACTTTAGGAAATGGATTGGGGAGTGATAGTGATCTTCAGGGTGAGGCAACCGCAATTCTTTCAAAACCGACGCTGGCCAAAGTAGTAGGACAGCTTAATTTGAATGTCAGTTTCTATGGCGTTGGAGCGATTAAAGAAAACGAACTTTATACATCCGCTCCCGTTTTAGGTAATATTGTATCGGTAGTTGATCCCAAATTTTCTTCGGCATCTTATGTCATCACAGCATCGGGAAATAATACTTATAAGCTTTCAGAAGGACCACTTTTGAAAGGCAAAAGTACATTCCACTATGGAGAGTTGGCACAAGTGCCATTTGGAAAGTTTATTCTGGCCTTGAAACCGGGAAGAAAATCCTTTGAACCAATTAAAGTGGTTTTTAGGAGTACGCCAAATTTGGTATCTTCTCTGGAGAATGCTGTGAAGGTAGTTCTACCTCCAAACAAAGGGTTGATGATGGAATTAAGTCTTACAGGACCGGTTCCGGGAAAATCAGAAAGCATTCTGAACAGTATCACCAGTCAGTACAATACAGAAGGCGTTAAAGACCGAAATGCCGAGGCACAGAATACACAGGATTTTATAAATGGAAGGCTCGAGATCATTTCCAAAGATCTTTCAGGCATAGAAGGTGAAAAGGAGAGTTTCAAACGTAGCAATGAGATCACCGATTTGGATACACAGGCAAATTTAGCAGTAACCAATTCCAGTGACAATACAAAACAGTATATAGCCTATGCTACTCAATTAGATTTGGTCAATTCAATTTATAACGCAAGCGGTTCAGAGCGTCTACTGCCATCTAATATGGGACTATCTGCGGTTACGGAGGGCTACATTGCAAAGTACAATGAGATGTTGTTGACCAAGAATAGAACATTGAAACAAGCAACCGCTCAGAATCCCTCAATTATTCAGTTAAATAGGGATATCCAGGAGATGAAAGGTTTGATTCGTCAAAACTTGATGGAGTCAAAGGCAACACTACAAATTCAGATCGCACAGTTGCAGACGCAGCTCAATTCGGACCGAAATAAAATATACAAATACCCAACACAGGAGAAAATATTCAGAGGCATAGAACGCCAACAGAATCTCAAAGAACAGTTGTATTTGTATCTCTTGCAAAAGAGAGAGGAGAATGCAATTACTTTGGCAGTTACTGCACCGAAAGCCAAAATTTTAAATCCGGCCTACACGGTAGGGATTGTGAAACCAGATAGGCAGCAGATTATGTTAGGGGCACTGCTGGCTGGACTGTTGTTGCCTTTGGTGATTTTATTTACAAAATATGCTTCTGACAGCAAGGTGCACACCAAAGACCAGGTAATGTCGCATATTCCAAATGCGTCTGTTATTGCAGAAATTCCGGTGAAAGAAAATGCATTGGGATTATTAACGCATAATGATTTCTCTGTGTTTGCAGAATCTTTTAGAATTTTGAGTTCCAATCTTAAATTTATTTTGAGATCCAGAGAGAAGGGTGACGGCGGAGTGATTCTTGTCACATCGTCTATCAAAGGCGAAGGAAAATCAACCATTTCTATCAACACAGCACTTACGTTGGCAGGATCTGCTAAGGTATTGATTATTGGGGCAGATATTAGGAATCCACAGCTTCACCGTTTTGTTAAAGAAAACAAAGCGGGACTTACAGACTACTTGATTTCAGAAGACGAGCGACCGGATTCTTACATTGTATCTTCGGGACTTCACGAAAATTTGGATGTACTCTTTAGTGGGGCAATGGCACCAAATCCAAACGATTTGTTAGATATGAAGAAGTTTGATGCAATGATAAAGTATCTTAAAAATGAATACCAGTACATTGTGTTAGATTCAGCTCCCGTAATGCTCGTGAGCGATACGCTGCACTTGATGGAGAAATCGGATATTATACTTTATATCATTAAAGCAGGATTTACAGACAACCAGATGTTGGACTTTGCCGAAGAATTTCAGCAGTCCCATGACCTCAGAAATATCTCTTTCGTGCTTAACAATGTGAAGCCGGAAGATAGCCGCTATGGAAGTAAATACGGTTACGGATATTATGAAACCAAAAGGAAGTGA
- a CDS encoding outer membrane beta-barrel protein, whose protein sequence is MKKLTIIFSLLLFGVISAQSIKYGVTGNFHKTSIVGIHDRSKGIFGGSVGVFADFALVTNDIYDSAWLYFTPQLEFAMQGENAKMPNQDLQKYHYNYIGLPLYIKYFIRNHGYKSDIYLMAGPRLEYMVSDKVSGPTSLTAAQEENLTKFGYGVSVAAGVKIQENWDIFIRFDRGFANIYPDYTKYSTYNRMLGIGINYYLGTANY, encoded by the coding sequence ATGAAAAAACTTACAATTATATTTTCATTATTACTATTTGGAGTTATAAGCGCACAATCTATCAAATACGGGGTGACGGGTAATTTCCACAAGACTTCTATAGTGGGGATTCATGACCGCTCAAAAGGTATATTCGGCGGTAGTGTTGGGGTGTTTGCTGATTTTGCATTGGTGACCAATGATATTTATGACTCAGCATGGCTTTATTTTACGCCACAGTTGGAGTTTGCGATGCAGGGTGAAAATGCGAAAATGCCTAATCAGGATCTTCAGAAGTACCACTACAATTATATAGGATTGCCATTATACATCAAATATTTTATTAGAAACCACGGCTACAAAAGTGACATCTACCTTATGGCCGGACCTAGACTGGAGTATATGGTTTCTGATAAAGTGAGTGGACCAACTTCACTTACGGCAGCTCAGGAAGAAAATCTAACGAAGTTCGGCTATGGCGTATCTGTGGCAGCGGGCGTTAAGATTCAGGAAAATTGGGATATCTTTATCCGTTTCGACAGAGGTTTTGCGAACATCTATCCGGATTACACAAAATACTCTACCTACAACAGAATGCTGGGGATAGGGATCAACTATTACCTCGGTACTGCAAATTATTAA